The Streptomyces sp. NBC_00162 genome window below encodes:
- a CDS encoding molybdopterin oxidoreductase family protein, whose protein sequence is MPRTALRICPLCEATCGLTLTIAGAAVTGARGDREDVFSRGFICPKGAAFGALDSDPDRLRTPLVRRGGRLQEATWEEAFDTIAAAVPALVREYGPQAVGVVLGNPNVHTMAGALYPPLLLKALGTSNIFTASTLDQMPKHVSSGLLFGDPFAIPVPDLDRTDFLLLLGANPVESNGSLCTAPDFPGRLKALRARGGTLVVVDPRRTRTAKLADRHLAPRPGSDALLLAALAHTLIEEKLAAPGTLEEHTDGLGELAAALGSFTPEAVAPACDLPAAEIRTLARDLAAAPTAAVYARIGSCTVEYGTLASWLVDVLNILTGNLDRPGGALFPLSATAPAPRPAGPGKGFALGRWASRVSGHPEAKGELPIAALAEEIETPGDGRIRVLLAIAANPVLSAPDGDRLDRALAGLDFMVSVDPYLNETSRHAHVVLPPPPPSQSAHFDFAFNGFAVRNQARYSRAAIALEEGRMDECEIHARLILAVSGLHGSADPTGVDELAIGSALAKETAAAHSPLHGQDPARLAGLLTGESGPERRLDLMLRIGPYGDRFGVAAAETAAAADTTATTAADTAVGTAAGTAVDGLSLERLRAHPHGIDLGPLRPRLPGVLKTRSGRIELLPDPIAAELPRLRATLADRPAALVLVGRRHLRSNNSWLHNVPALTGGSNRCTLQVHPQDADRLGLTDGGRARITADGGSLEVPVEVTDTLRTGVVSLPHGWGHDRAGARLSVASATPGANVNQLLDGTRLDPLSGTAVLNGFPVALTPLP, encoded by the coding sequence ATGCCCCGCACCGCCCTGCGCATCTGCCCCTTGTGCGAAGCCACCTGCGGCCTCACCCTCACCATCGCGGGCGCCGCCGTCACCGGCGCTCGCGGCGACCGCGAGGACGTCTTCAGCCGCGGTTTCATCTGCCCCAAGGGCGCCGCCTTCGGAGCACTCGACTCCGACCCCGACCGGCTGCGCACCCCCCTCGTCCGACGGGGCGGCCGGCTCCAGGAGGCGACCTGGGAGGAGGCCTTCGACACCATCGCCGCCGCCGTCCCCGCCCTCGTCCGGGAGTACGGGCCCCAGGCGGTCGGTGTCGTCCTCGGCAACCCGAACGTCCACACCATGGCCGGCGCGCTGTACCCGCCCCTGCTCCTCAAGGCCCTCGGGACCAGCAACATCTTCACCGCCAGCACGCTCGACCAGATGCCCAAACACGTCTCCAGCGGGCTGCTCTTCGGTGACCCCTTCGCCATCCCCGTCCCCGACCTCGACCGCACCGACTTCCTGCTCCTCCTCGGTGCCAACCCGGTCGAGTCCAACGGCTCCCTGTGCACCGCCCCCGACTTCCCGGGGCGGCTCAAGGCCCTGCGTGCCCGCGGCGGCACCCTGGTCGTCGTCGACCCCCGCCGCACCCGCACCGCCAAGCTCGCCGACCGCCACCTCGCGCCGCGCCCCGGCAGTGACGCGCTGCTGCTCGCCGCCCTCGCGCACACGCTGATCGAGGAGAAGCTCGCGGCCCCCGGCACGCTGGAGGAACACACCGACGGACTCGGGGAACTCGCCGCCGCGCTCGGGAGTTTCACTCCTGAGGCCGTAGCACCCGCCTGCGACCTCCCGGCTGCCGAGATCCGCACCCTCGCCCGCGATCTCGCGGCCGCCCCCACCGCTGCCGTCTACGCACGGATCGGCAGCTGCACCGTCGAGTACGGCACGCTCGCCAGCTGGCTGGTCGACGTACTGAACATCCTCACCGGCAACCTCGACCGGCCCGGCGGGGCCCTCTTCCCGCTCTCCGCGACGGCCCCCGCGCCCCGGCCCGCCGGTCCCGGCAAGGGGTTCGCCCTCGGCCGCTGGGCGAGCCGGGTCAGCGGTCACCCCGAGGCCAAGGGCGAACTCCCCATCGCCGCCCTCGCGGAGGAGATCGAGACCCCGGGCGACGGGCGGATCCGGGTGCTGCTCGCCATCGCCGCCAACCCCGTCCTGTCCGCACCCGACGGCGACCGGCTCGACCGGGCGCTGGCCGGCCTCGACTTCATGGTCTCCGTCGACCCCTACCTGAACGAGACCTCACGCCACGCCCACGTCGTGCTGCCCCCGCCGCCGCCCTCCCAGAGCGCGCACTTCGACTTCGCGTTCAACGGGTTCGCCGTACGCAACCAGGCCCGCTACTCGCGCGCCGCCATCGCGCTGGAGGAGGGGCGGATGGACGAGTGCGAGATCCATGCGCGGCTGATCCTCGCCGTCTCCGGCCTGCACGGATCCGCCGATCCGACCGGTGTCGACGAACTGGCCATCGGGTCCGCCCTGGCCAAGGAGACCGCCGCTGCGCACTCCCCGCTGCACGGGCAGGACCCGGCCCGCCTCGCGGGCCTGCTCACCGGGGAGAGCGGCCCCGAGCGGCGGCTCGACCTGATGCTCCGCATCGGGCCGTACGGAGACCGCTTCGGCGTCGCCGCTGCCGAGACCGCTGCCGCCGCCGACACAACTGCCACCACCGCCGCCGACACAGCTGTCGGCACCGCTGCCGGTACCGCCGTGGACGGGCTGAGCCTGGAGCGGCTGCGCGCGCACCCGCACGGCATCGACCTGGGCCCGCTGCGGCCCCGGCTCCCGGGCGTGCTGAAGACCCGCAGCGGCAGGATCGAGCTGCTCCCGGACCCGATCGCGGCCGAGCTCCCCAGGCTGCGCGCGACGCTCGCCGACCGCCCCGCCGCCCTGGTGCTCGTGGGCCGCCGCCATCTGCGGTCCAACAACAGCTGGTTGCACAACGTCCCGGCCCTCACCGGAGGTTCCAACCGGTGCACCCTCCAGGTCCACCCGCAGGACGCGGACCGGCTGGGGCTCACCGACGGAGGCCGGGCCAGGATCACCGCCGACGGCGGCAGCCTGGAGGTTCCCGTGGAGGTCACCGACACCCTGCGCACCGGAGTCGTGAGCCTCCCGCACGGCTGGGGCCACGACCGCGCGGGGGCTCGGCTCTCGGTGGCCTCCGCCACACCCGGCGCCAACGTCAACCAGCTGCTCGACGGCACCCGGCTCGACCCGCTGTCGGGCACGGCCGTGCTCAACGGCTTCCCCGTCGCGCTCACGCCCCTGCCCTGA